The Microbacterium sp. SORGH_AS_0862 region CTGATCATCGGCGCGATGCGGGCGCGGGCCCGCGTCGAGGCGCGCAACTCGACGGCCGTTCCGGAGGGCGTCCCGGACGTCCTGGCCGCGATGGACGACAGTGCGCTCGTGGTGGACGGGTCAGGAACGGTGCGCGCCGCATCCGCATCCGCCGAAGCGTTCGGTATCCACGTCGACGAGGTCGTGCCCGACGATCGCATCCGCGAGCTCGCGCGCGCGGTGCGCTCAGGGGGAATCAGCACCGCGAGTCTGACGCTGCGCCGATCCTCCTCTCCCGCGGAGCCCCGTCTCGTCTCGGCCCGCGCGACGACCATCTCGCCGAAGCTCGTACTCATCGTCATCCGAGACATCACCGAGCGCGAGCGGGTCGAGCAGATGCGTCGCGACTTCGTCGCGAACACCTCCCACGAGTTGAAGACGCCCGTGGGGGCGGTCAGTCTGCTCGCGGAGGCGATCGAGTCGGCGGCGGACGACCCCGCGCAGGTACGCATCTTCGCCGCTCGTCTAAGTGCCGAGGCGCAGCGACTGGCCTCCCTCACGTCCCGCGTCATGAACCTCTCCCGGCTGCAGTCCGCGGACGAGCTCGCCGAGGTCGGCGACGTCTCGGTGGATTCCGTCGTCACGGCCGCCTGCGAGGCGCACGCGCTCGCCGCAGGCTCCGCCGGGGTGACCGTCGTGCGCGGCGGCACGCGAGGCCTGTACGTGCGCGGCGACACGCAGATCCTCACCGAGGCGCTCGGCAACCTGGTGGCCAACGCGATCGCGTACTCGCCCAGCGGATCGAGCGTCGGCATCGGGGTGAAGCAGGTGCACAACTCCGTGGAGATCGCGGTCACCGACCGCGGCATCGGCATCTCCGAGGCCGATCAGCAACGCGTCTTCGAGCGCTTCTTCCGCTCGGACCAGGCACGCTCTCGCCGCACCGGCGGCACGGGGCTGGGGCTGTCGATCGTGAAGCACGCCGTTCAGCGGCACGGCGGCGAGGTGCGAGTGTGGTCGCGCGTCGGACGCGGCTCGACCTTCACCATCCAACTTCCGATCGCGACGCCGCCGGATGACCTCGAGGCAGTGACGCCCCGCGGCCGGCGTCGCCCCAAGAAGACCAAGAAGACCCCCGCCGCGTCCACGGCCGCGGCACCGAACCCGAACGGAGTCACCGAATGACCCGCGTCCTGATCGTCGAGGACGAGCCCGACCTCGCCGACCCGCTCGCCTACCTGCTTCGCAGGGAGGGGTTCGAGGTCGAGATCGCCGAAGACGGCGCCGTCGCGCTGTCCGCGTTCCGTGAACGCGGAGCCGACATCGTGCTGCTCGACCTCATGCTGCCCGGCATGCCCGGCACCGAGGTGTGCCGACAGATTCGCACCGTCTCGTCCGTGCCGATCATCATGCTGACCGCCAAGGACAGCGAGGTCGACATCGTCGTGGGGCTGGAACTCGGCGCCGATGACTACGTCACCAAGCCGTACTCGGCCCGCGAGCTCCTGGCGCGGATGCGGGCGGTGCTGCGCCGCTTCGCGCAGGTGGAGGCCGACCTCGACGAACGCGTCCTCCAGGGCGGACGGGTGACGCTGGACATCGACCGCCACACCGTGACCGTGGGCGGCGAGGAGATCAACATGCCGCTCAAGGAGTTCGAGCTTCTCGAGGTCCTGATGCGCAACGCCGGTCGCGTGCTGACCCGGGGGCAGCTCATCGACCGTGTGTGGGGCACCGACTACTTCGGTGACACGAAGACCCTCGACGTGCACATCAAGCGCATCCGCTCGCGCATCGAGCAGAACCCGAGCGATCCGGTCATGCTCGTGACCGTCCGCGGACTGGGTTATCGGTTCGAGGCCTGAGACGAAGACGAAGGGCGGGGCACCCGGAGGTGTCCCGCCCTTTCGTGTGCGCGGCGCTCAGGGAGCGAGCGGCGTCAGATAGTCGAGGTCGCCGTTGAGGACGGGGATCTCCACGCGGGCCCCCTCGCCGTCACCGGACTGGAAGAAGATGGGCACGGTCGAGCCGGGGCGGGCGTCGAGGTCCTCGATGAGCAGCGGATCGGTGTCCTCCGTGCCCAGGCTCAAGGTGTCGCCGGCGGGCACGCGCACGGTTAGCTTCACCGCGTTCTCGCCGACCTCGAGGTTGAGCACCTGCGAGGAGTCGCTCTCGTTCACGATCGCGGCGACGAAGTTGCCCTCGGTGCCCTCGTCGTTGGCCACGATGAGCGCGTTGCGCACGGCGAGCGGACCGCTCGAAGCCGGAACGTTGAGTCCATCGGCGGGGGAGTACTGGATCGTCGTGCTCTGCGGCGAGAGCATGGCGCAGCCGCTCGTTCCCAGTGCGACAGCAGCCGCCACGACGACGGACGCGATCAGGCGCGTTTTCACGGTTCCTCCCGGTTGCAGACGGCTTCTCCAGCATTCTACGGGGTCCGGTCCGTCCGTCCTGTTCCGCCGCTCTCGCGCGGCCCTCGGCCGGGATTCACGCATGTCAGCCGTGCGTGCGCTCCCCGGCGCGCGACGTATGCACGACCCGCTTGCCCCACCCGGCCTCACGTGTCTCAGGGGCCTCCACCAGCCCCGCCGGTCGTGCACATGTCGCAGCATCCCGCGCCGCTTTGCGTGCACCGTCTCGCTACCGCGATCGCGCCACACTTCTCCGCATCCGCGACAGACAATGGCAGGCGCATGTGCGCAAAGGTGTGGCATCTGCGCATATGCGACGCAACTCGGGCAGTGACGGGGCTCGGGCAGTGACGGGAGTGGGGTGCGCGCGGGGTGCGCGCGCACCTGCGCGCGGCCGCGTACGCGCGGGGACGATGAGGTGGGGTGTGAGGGCGCGAACCCTAGCGCATTCGGCCCTGTGGTATCCTGGTCGTTGCCGAAAGGACATAACTCCATGCTTTTTGAGGTTGGCGAAACGGTCGTCTATCCGCACCACGGTGCCGCGACCATCATCGAGGTCAAGGAACGCGTCATCAAGGGCGAGACCAAGAAGTACTTGAAGCTCAACGTCACCCAAGGCGATCTGGTCATCGAGGTTCCGGCTGACAACGTCGACCTCGTGGGCGTGCGCGACGTGATCGGCAAGGACGGTCTCGAGCGTGTCTTCGAGGTCCTGCGTGCTCCGTTCACCGAGGAGCCGACCAACTGGTCGCGCCGCTACAAGGCGAACCTCGAGAAGCTCGCTTCGGGCGATGTGATCAAGGTCAGCGAGGTCGTCCGCGACCTGTGGCGCCGCGATCAGGACCGTGGTCTGTCCGCGGGTGAGAAGCGCATGCTCGCCAAGGCCAAGCAGATCCTCGTCTCCGAGCTCGCGCTCGCCGAGAAGACGGACGAGGAGAAGGCCAGCGTCCTGCTCGAAGAGGTCCTCGCCAGCTGACGAAAGGCGCCTTCGTGCCTCAGCCCGTGCCGCGTATCGCGGTCGTGGTCGTCGCCGGCGGGTCCGGTACCCGTCTCGGTGAAGATGTCCCCAAGGCCTTCGTGGGAATCGACACGCAGACGATGCTGCGTCATGCCCTCGACGGTGTCTTCCGCAGCGGGCTCGACGCCCAAGTGGTCGTCGTCGCTCCCGCCGATCGCACGGGCGAAGCTCTGACGGAGGCGCTCGCCGCCGCGGGGGACGCCCGTGAACGCGTGAGCGTCGTGTCGGGCGGCGACACCCGTCAGAAGTCGGTCGCCGCGGGGCTCGCTGCCCTCTGGGGCGACATCGAGATCGTGCTGGTCCACGATGCCGCGCGCGCCCTGACGCCGCCCGAGGTGTTCACCCGGGTCGTGGATGCCGTCGAACGGACCGGATGGGGCGCCGTTCCGGTCCTTCCGGTCGTCGACACGATCAAGCGCGTCGACGGCGATGAGATCGTCGGTGTGGTCGATCGCTCCGAGTTGGGCGCGGCGCAGACCCCGCAGGGATTCCGGCGCGACGTCCTGAGCGCGGCCTACGCCGTCGCCGACGCCGAGTTCACGGATGATGCGGCGCTCGTCGCCGCGGCGGGTCACCGCATCGCGGCCGTCGCGGGCGATGCGCTCGGCTTCAAGATCACGCATCCCGCCGACCTCGAGCGCGCACGCGCGCTTCTGGCACCCGCCGCCCAGCGCCCTGTGCACCTTCAGCAGCCGGTGCCCGCGCCGCGCGTGGGTGTCGGAACGGATGTCCACGCGTTCGCCGGAGACGGCGAGCTGTGGCTCGCGGGACTGCACTGGCCGGGCGAGCCGGCCCTCTCCGGACACTCGGACGGGGATGCGGTCGCCCACGCCGTCGTCGACGCCCTGCTGGCTGCGGCGGGTCTGGGCGACATCGGCACGCATTTCGGGGTCGACCGCCCCGAGTACGCGGACGCGCACGCTGACGCGTTCCTCGCTCGGACCCGCGCTCTCGTGGGCGAGGCGGGGTGGGTCGTCGGCAACGTGTCGGTGCAGGTGCAGACCACGCGTCCGCGGTTCGCGCCCCGGCGTCGCGAAGCGGAGGCGGCGCTGAGCGAAGCGCTGGGCGCCCCCGTATCCGTCTCCGCCACGACGACCGACGGGCTCGGCTTCGAGGGGCGTGGCGAGGGCGTGTTCGCGGTCGCCGTCGCGATGCTGCTTCCCGCGCAGTGACCGATCAGATCGCCCGGGTGAAGTAGAGCGACAACGGGTCGTCGCGGTAGTCGGCGAACGGCCCGCATCGGATGAAGCCCTCGCTCTCATACAGGCGCGCCGCGGGTACGAACTCTGGTGTGCTGCCCGTCTCGAGCCACACGCTCGTCAGGCCCATCGCTGCCGCCTCGCCGAGGATGTGGCGAAGGATGCCGCGTCCGACGCCCGTTCCGCGGAAGGCGTCGGCGACCCGCATGGACTTCAGCTCGCCGCGGTCGTCTCCCCACCGCTTGAGAGCGCCGATGCCCGCGAGTTCGCCGTCGGACCACGCAGACCAGAAGGTGACGTCGGTGCTGCTGAGGCCCGTCGCGTCCAGCGCGTGCACGCTCTCGGCGGGTGTGCCGGCGTGCATGGCGGCGAGATGCGAGGTCACGAGGTCGTGCGCCGGGCCGCGGGTCGGGTCGTCGACGCGGTAATCGAGCATGGTCATCCTTCGATGGGGAACGGTTCGGGATCTCGCCGACGGGAGCCCCAGGCCAGCACGATGAGACCGGCGGTCAGCACGGCGATGCCGATGACGGATGCGGCGCCGAGGTGCTCTCCGAGCACGACGAGCCCGAGCAAGGTGGCGGTGAAGGGTTCGGCGAGGGTCAGCGTCGCCGCGGTCGCCGCGGTGAGGCGCTGCAGACCCCAGGTGAACAGCGTGTACGCGACCGCGATCGTCGCGAGCCCGAGCCAGAGCGCGACGGCGACTCCGCCGGGTTCGGCGAGCCACTCGAACGAGGCGAACGGGAGCATGAACAGGGCGCTGATCGCCGACCCGGCGCCCATCGCTCCGGCGACGGTGAAGGGGTCCCACCCGGTCGACATCAACCGGCGCTGCGCGTTGGCGAAGACGGCGAATGCCGCACCGGCACCCAGTGACCCGAGCACGCCGAGGGGATCCGCCGAACCGGAGCCGCCTCCGGCGAAGGTCAGCAGCGCGACCCCGGTCGTGGCGAGCGCGGTCGCCGCGAGCCACGTGGGTCGGGGGAGGCGCCGGGTGATCGCCCATTCGATGAGTCCCGCCAATACCGGCGCGGATCCGAGCGCGATGACGGTGCCCACGGCGACGCCGCCGCGGGCCGTGCCGAGGAAGAACAGCGGCTGGTACGCCGCGAGGCAGACACCCGTCAGCGCCATGAGCGCCAGAGCGCGCGCGGTCAGCGGGGGAGATGCGGCCGCTGTGGCGCGTCGGTGACGGCGGGCGAGGGCGAAGCCGATGACCGCCAGCGCGGTTCCGCCGATGAGCAGACGCACCGCTCCGACGCCGAGGGGTGTCGTCCCGTCCGGGCCCAGCGCCTGCGAGGTGCCCGTGGTGCCGAACAGCACCGCCGCAGCGAGGACGGCGAACACGGGCAGCATCCTCCCTTTCTACCGCCGTCATGTGTCGGGATGGTGACACAGCCCCGCCGGTAGGCTGGTGGAGTGACGGTCCGGCTCTACGACACCCAGGCGCAGGCGCTGCGCGACTTCGCGCCCCTGGAGGACGGCAACGTCACGATGTACGTCTGCGGCCCGACGGTGCAGTCCGGCCCGCACATCGGTCACGTGCGCGCTGCGCTGAGCTTCGACCTGCTGCGCCGCTGGCTCGCATACCGATTCGGCCGGGTGACGTTCGTTCGCAACGTCACGGACATCGACGACAAGGTGCTCGCGAACGCGACGCCGACCGAGCCGTGGTGGGCGCTCGCCTACCGTATGGAGCTCGCGTTCAGCCGGGCCTATGCCGCGGTCGGCATCCTCGCGCCGACGTACGAGCCGCGAGCCACCGCATCCATTCCGCAGATGATCGAGCTCATCACGCTGCTCATCGAGCGCGGTCACGCCTACCCGGCGCCCGACGGATCCGGCGACGTGTACTTCGACGTGCGGTCGTGGCCTGCCTACGGTGCGCTCACGCATCAGGACGTCGACGCGATGGAAGCGGCGGCGGATGCGGACCCTCGCGGCAAGCGCGACCCGCACGACTTCGCGCTGTGGAAGGGCGCCAAGGACGGCGAGCCGGCGGATGCGCGGTGGGCGTCGCCCTGGGGTGAGGGGCGCCCGGGATGGCACATCGAATGCTCGGCGATGTCGCGCCGGTACCTCGGTCCGCGATTCGACATCCACGGCGGCGGTCTGGACCTGCGCTTCCCGCATCACGAGAACGAGCTCGCGCAGTCCACCGCAGCGGGCGACGCGTTCGCCCAGTACTGGGTGCACAACGGTCTCGTCACCGTCGACGGCCAGAAGATGTCGAAGTCGCTCGGCAACTTCACCCTCGCCGCCGACGTGCTCGCCGAGCGTGACCCGCTCGTGGTGCGCTACGCGCTCGCCGCCGCGCACTACCGCTCGAGCCTCGATGTCTCCGGCAAGGCCTTCGACGAAGCTGAGGCGGCGCTCGATCGCATCCGAACCTTCCTCGACCGCGCCGAACGCGTGGGCGCAGGGCGGGAGACAGCTGTGGTTCCCGAAGCGTTCGCCGCGGCGCTGGATGACGACCTCGGCGTCCCGCAGGCTCTCGGCGTCCTTCATGAGACGGTGCGTGCAGGAAACGCGGCACTGGATGAGGGAGACTCGGAGAACGCGCGCCGCCGCGCGGCCGAGGTCGTCGCCATGACCGACATCCTCGGAATCAATCCGCTCGACGAGCGGTGGCGCAAGAGCGCGGCTGGTCCCGAAGCGGGAGCCCTGGACGCGCTCGTGCGCGTCATGATCGACCAACGCGCCCAGGCGCGAGCAGAGAAGGACTGGGCGAGCGCCGACCGGGTGCGCGATGCGATCGCGGCCGCCGGCATCGTCCTCGAAGACGGTCCCGAGGGGACCCATTGGAGTGTGAAACGTGGCTAAGCCGGGAAACCCGTCAGCCGGACGGGGCAAGAAGAAGGGCCCCACGAAGGGCACCGGCGGCAAGAACCGCCGCTCGCTCGAGGGCCGCGGCCCGACACCGAAGGCGGAGGATCGTGCCTGGCACCCCGCGGGTAAGCGCAAGGCCGCCCAGGAGCGCTTCGTCGCGGCCGGGGGAAAGACCGCCCCGCGCGTCGCAGGCCTGAACCGTACGCCGCGCTCGAAGCAGAACGACGACACCGAGACGGTCACCGGCCGCAACTCCGTGCTCGAAGCGCTGCGCGCCCGCATCCCCGCGACCGCGTTCTACATCGCGCAGCGCGTCGAGATGGACGACCGCGTCAAGGAGATGCTCTCGATCGCGACGCACCGTGAGATCCCCGTGCTGGAGGTCACTCGGCAGGAACTGGACCGGATGGCGGGCTTCGACGGCGTGCACCAGGGTGTGGCGCTGAAAGTGCCGCCGTACGAGTACGCACGCCCGCAGGACCTGCTGGAGCAGATCATCGACCGCGACGAGCTGCCGTTGATCGTGGCGCTCGACGGTGTGACGGACCCCCGCAACCTGGGAGCCATCATCCGCTCCACGGCGGCGTTCGGCGGTCAGGGCCTGATCATTCCGCAGCGTCGCAGCGCGGGTGTCAACTCCGCCGCATGGAAGACGAGCGCGGGAGCGGCAGCGCGCCTCCCCGTCGCCATGGCCGCGAACCTCACGACGACGCTCAAGGAGTTCAAGAAGCAGGGCGTATTCGTGCTCGGCCTCGACGGCGGCGGTGACGTGGCGCTTCCGGCCCTGCAGCTTGCGGACCGTCCCGTCGTGATCGTCGTCGGCTCCGAGGGCAAGGGCCTCTCGCGCCTGGTGACCGAGACGTGCGACCAGATCGTGTCGATCCCGATCTCCGCTGCGACAGAGTCCTTGAACGCGGGGATCGCCGCGTCCGTCGCGCTCTACCAGGTCGCCACGCTACGGTCGGCCTGAGACCTCGACCGAAGGAGCACCCATGTCTCGTATCGCCGTCCTCGGAGGAACCGGCTACGCCGGCAGCCACATCGTCGCGGAGGCGGTCCGGCGCGGGCACACAGTCCTCTCGGTCGCACGCACCGTTCCCGCCGAACGCGTCGAGGGCGCCACGTACATCGAGGCCACGCTGCTCGATGTCCCCACCCTCGTGAACGAGCTGATCGGTGTGGATGTGGTCGTCTCGGCCGTTGCCGCGCGCGGCGACATGCTCGGCGCGCTCCGCCCGGCGATCGAGCAGCTGCTCTCGGTGCTTCCCGAGGACGTGCGGATCGGCGTCATCGGCGGCGCGGGCGGCAGCCTCGTCGCCGAGGGCGGCCCGCGCCTTGTCGACACCGAGGGCTTCGCGGACGAATACAAGCCCGAAGCGCTCGAGGCCATCGGCATCCTCGAAGACCTCCAGACCCGCGCGGGCGATCGCGACTGGTTCTACATCCACCCCGCGGGGGGATTCGGTGCATGGGCGCCGGGAGAGCGCACCGGCTCGTACCGTGACGGCGGCGAAGTGCTCGTCGTCGACGAGAACGGCGATTCGTTCATCTCGGGCGCCGACCTCGCCGTGGCGGTGCTCGACGAGATCGAGACGCCGCGTCACTCGCGGGAGCGTTTCACCGTCGGCTACTGAACCGACGTGAGCGGATGCGGCGAGCCGCCGTCCGCGATCAGACCAGGTCGCGCCAGTCGATCGCCTCGTCCTCGTCGTCGTCCGCGTCGCGAGGCACGTAGTCGTCGCGCAGCACGGGGATGATCGACGTCGCCTCG contains the following coding sequences:
- a CDS encoding NAD(P)-dependent oxidoreductase — protein: MSRIAVLGGTGYAGSHIVAEAVRRGHTVLSVARTVPAERVEGATYIEATLLDVPTLVNELIGVDVVVSAVAARGDMLGALRPAIEQLLSVLPEDVRIGVIGGAGGSLVAEGGPRLVDTEGFADEYKPEALEAIGILEDLQTRAGDRDWFYIHPAGGFGAWAPGERTGSYRDGGEVLVVDENGDSFISGADLAVAVLDEIETPRHSRERFTVGY
- a CDS encoding CarD family transcriptional regulator: MLFEVGETVVYPHHGAATIIEVKERVIKGETKKYLKLNVTQGDLVIEVPADNVDLVGVRDVIGKDGLERVFEVLRAPFTEEPTNWSRRYKANLEKLASGDVIKVSEVVRDLWRRDQDRGLSAGEKRMLAKAKQILVSELALAEKTDEEKASVLLEEVLAS
- a CDS encoding response regulator transcription factor, whose product is MTRVLIVEDEPDLADPLAYLLRREGFEVEIAEDGAVALSAFRERGADIVLLDLMLPGMPGTEVCRQIRTVSSVPIIMLTAKDSEVDIVVGLELGADDYVTKPYSARELLARMRAVLRRFAQVEADLDERVLQGGRVTLDIDRHTVTVGGEEINMPLKEFELLEVLMRNAGRVLTRGQLIDRVWGTDYFGDTKTLDVHIKRIRSRIEQNPSDPVMLVTVRGLGYRFEA
- the rlmB gene encoding 23S rRNA (guanosine(2251)-2'-O)-methyltransferase RlmB — encoded protein: MAKPGNPSAGRGKKKGPTKGTGGKNRRSLEGRGPTPKAEDRAWHPAGKRKAAQERFVAAGGKTAPRVAGLNRTPRSKQNDDTETVTGRNSVLEALRARIPATAFYIAQRVEMDDRVKEMLSIATHREIPVLEVTRQELDRMAGFDGVHQGVALKVPPYEYARPQDLLEQIIDRDELPLIVALDGVTDPRNLGAIIRSTAAFGGQGLIIPQRRSAGVNSAAWKTSAGAAARLPVAMAANLTTTLKEFKKQGVFVLGLDGGGDVALPALQLADRPVVIVVGSEGKGLSRLVTETCDQIVSIPISAATESLNAGIAASVALYQVATLRSA
- the ispD gene encoding 2-C-methyl-D-erythritol 4-phosphate cytidylyltransferase; this translates as MPQPVPRIAVVVVAGGSGTRLGEDVPKAFVGIDTQTMLRHALDGVFRSGLDAQVVVVAPADRTGEALTEALAAAGDARERVSVVSGGDTRQKSVAAGLAALWGDIEIVLVHDAARALTPPEVFTRVVDAVERTGWGAVPVLPVVDTIKRVDGDEIVGVVDRSELGAAQTPQGFRRDVLSAAYAVADAEFTDDAALVAAAGHRIAAVAGDALGFKITHPADLERARALLAPAAQRPVHLQQPVPAPRVGVGTDVHAFAGDGELWLAGLHWPGEPALSGHSDGDAVAHAVVDALLAAAGLGDIGTHFGVDRPEYADAHADAFLARTRALVGEAGWVVGNVSVQVQTTRPRFAPRRREAEAALSEALGAPVSVSATTTDGLGFEGRGEGVFAVAVAMLLPAQ
- the cysS gene encoding cysteine--tRNA ligase, translated to MTVRLYDTQAQALRDFAPLEDGNVTMYVCGPTVQSGPHIGHVRAALSFDLLRRWLAYRFGRVTFVRNVTDIDDKVLANATPTEPWWALAYRMELAFSRAYAAVGILAPTYEPRATASIPQMIELITLLIERGHAYPAPDGSGDVYFDVRSWPAYGALTHQDVDAMEAAADADPRGKRDPHDFALWKGAKDGEPADARWASPWGEGRPGWHIECSAMSRRYLGPRFDIHGGGLDLRFPHHENELAQSTAAGDAFAQYWVHNGLVTVDGQKMSKSLGNFTLAADVLAERDPLVVRYALAAAHYRSSLDVSGKAFDEAEAALDRIRTFLDRAERVGAGRETAVVPEAFAAALDDDLGVPQALGVLHETVRAGNAALDEGDSENARRRAAEVVAMTDILGINPLDERWRKSAAGPEAGALDALVRVMIDQRAQARAEKDWASADRVRDAIAAAGIVLEDGPEGTHWSVKRG
- a CDS encoding DMT family transporter, coding for MLPVFAVLAAAVLFGTTGTSQALGPDGTTPLGVGAVRLLIGGTALAVIGFALARRHRRATAAASPPLTARALALMALTGVCLAAYQPLFFLGTARGGVAVGTVIALGSAPVLAGLIEWAITRRLPRPTWLAATALATTGVALLTFAGGGSGSADPLGVLGSLGAGAAFAVFANAQRRLMSTGWDPFTVAGAMGAGSAISALFMLPFASFEWLAEPGGVAVALWLGLATIAVAYTLFTWGLQRLTAATAATLTLAEPFTATLLGLVVLGEHLGAASVIGIAVLTAGLIVLAWGSRRRDPEPFPIEG
- a CDS encoding cell wall metabolism sensor histidine kinase WalK, whose translation is MNSSQLALLALVMGVVLGASITLLIIGAMRARARVEARNSTAVPEGVPDVLAAMDDSALVVDGSGTVRAASASAEAFGIHVDEVVPDDRIRELARAVRSGGISTASLTLRRSSSPAEPRLVSARATTISPKLVLIVIRDITERERVEQMRRDFVANTSHELKTPVGAVSLLAEAIESAADDPAQVRIFAARLSAEAQRLASLTSRVMNLSRLQSADELAEVGDVSVDSVVTAACEAHALAAGSAGVTVVRGGTRGLYVRGDTQILTEALGNLVANAIAYSPSGSSVGIGVKQVHNSVEIAVTDRGIGISEADQQRVFERFFRSDQARSRRTGGTGLGLSIVKHAVQRHGGEVRVWSRVGRGSTFTIQLPIATPPDDLEAVTPRGRRRPKKTKKTPAASTAAAPNPNGVTE
- a CDS encoding GNAT family N-acetyltransferase → MTMLDYRVDDPTRGPAHDLVTSHLAAMHAGTPAESVHALDATGLSSTDVTFWSAWSDGELAGIGALKRWGDDRGELKSMRVADAFRGTGVGRGILRHILGEAAAMGLTSVWLETGSTPEFVPAARLYESEGFIRCGPFADYRDDPLSLYFTRAI
- a CDS encoding DNA modification methylase; the encoded protein is MKTRLIASVVVAAAVALGTSGCAMLSPQSTTIQYSPADGLNVPASSGPLAVRNALIVANDEGTEGNFVAAIVNESDSSQVLNLEVGENAVKLTVRVPAGDTLSLGTEDTDPLLIEDLDARPGSTVPIFFQSGDGEGARVEIPVLNGDLDYLTPLAP